A window of Zingiber officinale cultivar Zhangliang chromosome 5A, Zo_v1.1, whole genome shotgun sequence contains these coding sequences:
- the LOC121979292 gene encoding BOI-related E3 ubiquitin-protein ligase 1-like, with protein sequence MSYFAQADDASVFLFADGAARNPAKRGRDSTEAAAAPVLQSHLSYLQPHPPLVSSFQLQARLPPLVSTGIGLSVEEQRLQKNQQSSNSFLSSDLAVCVDQQKDEIERFLYDQGEHLRRTLERSQRSICSLLVAAEKSAALRLREKEADVERAARRSAELEHHVARLLTELMIWQERVKAGHAEVASLHAQLQQAAAALHPAKSADSAESAFSGANRVEPERACRACWCRPASVVIFPCRHLCLCEVCDGGGSADPCPVCLCARTGGVRVQIP encoded by the exons ATGAGTTACTTCGCTCAAGCCGACGATGCATCCGTTTTTTTGTTCGCCGATGGAG CGGCGCGGAATCCAGCGAAGAGAGGGAGAGATTCcacggaggcggcggcggcgccgGTGCTGCAGAGCCACCTTTCGTACCTGCAACCTCACCCGCCGCTTGTGAGTTCCTTTCAGCTTCAGGCCCGCTTGCCTCCTCTCGTCTCCACCGGCATTGGCCTCTCTGTTGAGGAACAGCGCCTACAGAAGAACCAGCAGTCGTCCAACTCCTTCCTCTCCAGTGATCTCGCTGTCTGTGTTGATCAGCAGAAGGACGAAATCGAGCGCTTTCTTTACGATCAA GGAGAGCACCTGCGGCGAACGTTGGAGAGGAGTCAGAGGAGCATCTGTTCTTTATTGGTCGCCGCGGAGAAGTCGGCCGCGCTGCGGCTACGGGAGAAGGAGGCGGACGTCGAGCGGGCGGCGCGGCGGAGCGCCGAGCTGGAGCACCATGTCGCTCGCCTCCTGACAGAATTGATGATTTGGCAAGAGAGAGTCAAGGCCGGGCACGCAGAAGTAGCCTCCCTCCACGCCCAGCTCCAGCAGGCCGCCGCTGCGCTACACCCGGCGAAGAGCGCTGACTCGGCCGAGTCGGCCTTTAGTGGCGCGAACCGAGTAGAGCCTGAGAGAGCGTGTCGCGCCTGCTGGTGCCGGCCGGCGTCGGTCGTCATCTTCCCCTGCCGTCATCTATGCCTCTGCGAAGTGTGCGATGGTGGCGGGTCGGCAGACCCGTGCCCGGTTTGCCTATGTGCCAGAACCGGTGGGGTCCGAGTCCAAATCCCTTGA